AAATCGACGCCCGTTGCCACGACCTCCAGATCGACTTGGCGGGCCAGATCGATGACGAACTCGACCGCCTGTGCGAACGCATCATCGGGCTCTTGGATGCCGGATGGCGGGCGGTCCGGGTCGTCACCGACCATGGCTGGCTGCTGATGCCAGGAGGCCTCCCGAAGTGCGACTTGCCGGGCTATCTGGTCGCCAGCCGATGGGCCCGGTGCGCAGCGATAAAGGGGGGCTCGAAGGTCGCCGTCCCGACGGCTGCATGGTTCTGGAACGCGGCCGACGAGTTCGCCACCGCGCCGGGCGTCGCCTGTTTCATCGCCGGCAATGACTACGCCCATGGTGGTTTGAGCCTGCAGGAGTGCCTGATCGCCGATCTGCATGTCACCCCCTCGGAGGAGAGCTCTGTCATCTCCGTGCGCATCACCGATGTCAATTGGGTGGGACAGCGTTGCCGCGTGACGGTCGAGCCCGCCGAGCCCGCCGTCAGAGTAGACCTTCGGAC
This portion of the Myxococcales bacterium genome encodes:
- a CDS encoding BREX-1 system phosphatase PglZ type B translates to IDARCHDLQIDLAGQIDDELDRLCERIIGLLDAGWRAVRVVTDHGWLLMPGGLPKCDLPGYLVASRWARCAAIKGGSKVAVPTAAWFWNAADEFATAPGVACFIAGNDYAHGGLSLQECLIADLHVTPSEESSVISVRITDVNWVGQRCRVTVEPAEPAVRVDLRTKPNVPDASIAGSVKALDAEGRASLVVENEDLAGTVAVVVLLDKAGRVLARQPTTVGDRD